A genomic stretch from uncultured Pseudodesulfovibrio sp. includes:
- a CDS encoding transporter substrate-binding domain-containing protein, with amino-acid sequence MKWERLLRGSLVLVCVLCAATAFGMEKVSLTSGEWPPYYSQSLPHGGVANQIITESFAQVGMTVDYVFLPWKRALDATMVGATVGSSGWLRTAEKEKDFLYSASIFESMRVLFYRRDRKFDWNEPQDLKDLRVAVALGSVSEIPLDSIFDQGKGKIDVAKSYASGMRKLAAGRVDVYICNLAVGLYLLRKQIPREEALLITYHPKPFMVEENHLIISRQAKGGQEIMDAFNQGLRQLRKSGRYDQIFDEYFQFDAVR; translated from the coding sequence ATGAAGTGGGAAAGATTGCTGAGGGGAAGTCTTGTGTTGGTGTGTGTTCTGTGCGCCGCAACAGCCTTTGGCATGGAGAAGGTCTCTTTGACGTCCGGCGAGTGGCCTCCCTACTATTCACAGAGTCTTCCTCATGGTGGTGTCGCCAACCAGATAATCACAGAGAGTTTTGCTCAAGTGGGGATGACTGTCGATTATGTGTTTCTTCCATGGAAGCGAGCCTTGGATGCGACTATGGTCGGGGCAACAGTAGGATCTTCCGGGTGGTTGAGAACAGCAGAAAAGGAAAAGGATTTTCTGTACAGTGCTTCAATTTTTGAATCCATGCGGGTGTTGTTTTATCGTCGAGACCGGAAGTTTGACTGGAACGAGCCTCAAGACCTCAAGGATTTGCGAGTGGCTGTGGCTTTGGGAAGTGTGTCCGAAATACCTTTGGACAGCATATTTGACCAGGGAAAGGGAAAGATAGACGTCGCAAAAAGCTATGCTTCGGGCATGAGGAAACTGGCCGCAGGCAGGGTTGACGTTTATATCTGCAATCTTGCGGTCGGGCTGTATCTTTTGAGGAAGCAGATCCCGAGAGAGGAGGCATTACTCATCACATACCACCCCAAGCCTTTTATGGTTGAAGAGAATCATCTCATAATATCCCGTCAGGCCAAAGGCGGGCAGGAGATCATGGACGCGTTCAATCAGGGGCTTCGTCAACTCAGGAAGAGTGGACGGTATGATCAGATTTTTGATGAGTATTTCCAATTTGATGCAGTGCGATAG
- a CDS encoding UDP-glucose--hexose-1-phosphate uridylyltransferase, which yields MNFEESPHRRLNQLTGEWVLVSPHRTKRPWQGQQEEPDLALLPEYDENCYLCPGNIRAGGAVNPRYVDTFVFTNDFAALLPDLPEGSDVHSNNDTLLVAEPETGLCRVICYSPRHDLTLARLGAARARSVVDVWCEEFRAVGERDDIGYVQIFENRGSVMGCSNPHPHGQIWATRNVPMYPATEGTRQDAYFREHDSCLLCAYLETELKQSERIVFENDSFVVLVPFWATWPFETMILPKRHMTSILEMDVTCRDDLADAMVRLNIRYDNLFQTSFPYSMGIHQAPSDGADHPHWHFHIHYYPPLLRSRSVKKFMVGYEMMAMPQRDLTAEAAAARIREQAEIHYLEQR from the coding sequence ATGAATTTTGAAGAAAGTCCACACAGACGACTGAATCAATTGACTGGTGAGTGGGTGCTCGTTTCGCCTCATCGGACCAAACGCCCTTGGCAGGGACAGCAGGAAGAGCCGGACCTGGCCTTGCTGCCTGAATACGATGAGAACTGCTACCTGTGTCCAGGCAATATCCGAGCGGGTGGGGCTGTCAATCCACGGTACGTTGATACTTTTGTCTTCACCAATGATTTTGCCGCACTCCTGCCGGATCTTCCTGAAGGCTCTGATGTACATTCCAATAACGATACGCTGCTTGTGGCTGAACCCGAGACGGGGCTTTGTCGTGTTATTTGTTATTCTCCCCGTCATGATCTGACGCTGGCCCGACTTGGTGCAGCCCGGGCTCGCAGTGTCGTGGATGTCTGGTGTGAAGAGTTTCGGGCAGTGGGAGAGCGTGACGACATCGGGTATGTTCAGATATTTGAAAATCGTGGGTCAGTCATGGGATGCTCCAACCCGCATCCTCATGGCCAGATTTGGGCGACTCGTAATGTACCCATGTATCCAGCCACGGAAGGGACTCGCCAGGATGCATATTTTCGGGAGCACGATTCCTGTCTGCTGTGTGCCTATCTTGAAACTGAACTGAAGCAGAGCGAGCGCATTGTCTTCGAGAACGACTCTTTCGTTGTATTGGTGCCGTTTTGGGCGACCTGGCCTTTTGAAACAATGATTCTGCCCAAAAGACATATGACATCCATCCTTGAAATGGATGTGACATGTCGGGATGATCTGGCCGATGCCATGGTCCGACTGAATATTCGTTACGACAATCTTTTCCAAACATCATTCCCCTATTCCATGGGCATCCATCAAGCTCCTTCCGATGGTGCGGATCATCCGCACTGGCATTTCCACATCCATTACTATCCGCCCCTTTTGCGGTCCAGGTCCGTGAAGAAATTCATGGTAGGGTATGAGATGATGGCCATGCCTCAGCGCGATCTGACAGCCGAAGCCGCTGCCGCCCGTATTCGGGAGCAGGCCGAAATACATTATCTGGAGCAGAGGTAA
- a CDS encoding LacI family DNA-binding transcriptional regulator: protein MSSFTIKDLARKLSVSPSTVSRALSDHPDISSATKRKVVEAAEKYHYQPNQLAQSLQKKRSNTIGVIVPEIRHHFFSNVISGIEEVAYEHGYIIMVCQSNETLSREIINTQALVSNQVAGLLIAISSETTNSEHLSAVIHHNVPLVQFDRVVEELDTSKVVIDDYRAAYGAVTHLVESGYRRIAHLAGQDGIALNRHRFEGYRDAMRDHGLVVDEKYHLHGGYREEDGRAGAEEYLAMDVLPEAILAINDPVAVGLFTRFKEAGLRIPEDVALVGFSDTPAAALIEPALTTVYQPAFEMGRTAVALLLKQFEAGKDFTPETVTLETELLVRGSSAARVRS, encoded by the coding sequence ATGAGCTCCTTTACGATCAAGGATCTTGCAAGAAAACTGAGTGTTTCACCGTCCACGGTGTCTCGTGCTCTGAGTGACCACCCGGACATCAGTTCCGCCACCAAACGCAAGGTTGTCGAAGCCGCAGAGAAATACCATTACCAACCCAACCAGCTTGCCCAATCCCTGCAAAAGAAGCGCAGCAACACCATCGGCGTCATTGTTCCGGAAATCCGGCATCATTTTTTTTCCAACGTCATCAGTGGAATAGAGGAAGTGGCTTATGAGCACGGCTATATCATCATGGTCTGCCAAAGCAATGAAACCCTGTCCCGTGAAATCATCAACACCCAGGCACTGGTGTCCAATCAGGTAGCGGGACTGCTTATCGCCATTTCTTCAGAAACCACGAACAGTGAACATCTTTCGGCTGTCATTCATCATAACGTCCCGCTGGTTCAGTTTGATAGGGTCGTGGAAGAATTGGACACGAGTAAAGTGGTGATCGACGATTATCGAGCCGCGTATGGGGCTGTGACCCATCTTGTCGAATCCGGTTATCGGCGTATCGCGCATCTTGCCGGGCAGGATGGTATTGCCTTGAATCGACACCGCTTTGAAGGGTACCGGGACGCCATGCGGGATCATGGACTGGTCGTGGATGAGAAATATCATTTGCATGGCGGATACAGGGAAGAAGACGGCAGGGCCGGTGCCGAAGAGTATCTGGCCATGGATGTGTTGCCCGAGGCTATCTTGGCTATCAATGATCCGGTGGCTGTCGGGTTGTTTACCCGGTTCAAGGAAGCAGGTCTTCGCATCCCGGAAGATGTGGCGCTTGTCGGGTTTTCCGATACCCCGGCCGCTGCCCTTATTGAACCTGCGTTGACCACGGTGTATCAGCCCGCTTTTGAAATGGGGCGTACGGCTGTGGCACTGCTGCTCAAACAGTTCGAGGCCGGTAAAGACTTCACGCCGGAAACCGTGACGCTGGAAACCGAGCTGTTGGTTCGTGGCTCATCCGCTGCGAGGGTTCGTTCATGA
- a CDS encoding Gfo/Idh/MocA family oxidoreductase: MTKIRFGILSTAKIARTKVIPAMQQGKLTEVTAIASRSLGNAQKVADELGIAKAYGSYEKLLADKNVDAVYIPLPNHLHVEWTLKAMNKGKHVLCEKPMGLTGDEVNRLINATVTAPDAKVMEGFMYRFHPQWIEAKRLVDEGEIGELVTIQSFFSYFNADPNNIRNKADLGGGGLMDIGCYPVSLSRFIFNAQPRRVMSFRNQDPEFGTDRVFSGMLDFNGRIATFTCSTQMADYQRVNIVGTTGRIEILIPFNAPPDKPCTILLQQGAKEKMVVQPLTFDPCDQYTLQGDAFARAILDDTQPPTTLMDAFDNMHVIDALVKSAETGQWERS, from the coding sequence ATGACAAAAATCCGTTTCGGCATCCTTTCCACAGCCAAGATAGCCCGCACCAAAGTCATTCCTGCAATGCAGCAGGGTAAACTGACTGAAGTCACCGCCATCGCATCACGCTCGTTGGGAAACGCACAGAAAGTCGCTGATGAACTGGGCATTGCCAAGGCATACGGGAGTTATGAGAAATTGCTGGCGGACAAGAATGTGGATGCTGTTTACATCCCTCTGCCCAACCATCTCCATGTCGAATGGACCCTCAAAGCCATGAACAAGGGCAAACACGTTTTGTGTGAAAAACCCATGGGACTGACCGGCGATGAGGTCAACAGACTCATTAACGCCACGGTCACAGCACCGGATGCCAAGGTGATGGAAGGATTCATGTATCGTTTCCACCCGCAATGGATTGAAGCGAAACGGCTGGTCGATGAAGGCGAGATCGGCGAACTAGTCACCATCCAATCCTTTTTTTCCTACTTCAACGCAGACCCGAACAATATACGAAACAAAGCGGACCTCGGCGGCGGCGGCCTCATGGATATCGGATGCTATCCCGTATCCCTGTCACGGTTCATTTTCAATGCCCAACCTCGTCGTGTCATGAGTTTCAGGAATCAGGACCCTGAATTCGGCACGGATAGAGTTTTTTCCGGCATGCTTGATTTCAACGGACGGATTGCCACATTCACCTGCTCCACTCAAATGGCCGACTATCAACGTGTAAACATCGTAGGGACAACCGGACGTATCGAGATACTGATCCCGTTCAACGCCCCGCCGGATAAGCCATGCACCATTCTGCTCCAGCAGGGAGCCAAGGAAAAAATGGTTGTGCAGCCTCTCACCTTTGACCCCTGCGATCAGTACACCCTGCAGGGCGATGCGTTTGCGAGAGCCATCCTTGACGACACCCAGCCGCCTACGACACTCATGGACGCTTTTGACAACATGCATGTCATCGACGCCCTGGTAAAAAGCGCAGAGACAGGGCAGTGGGAGCGAAGTTAG
- a CDS encoding galactokinase family protein yields MDSISTYLRELDAGVLDATLIRLYGEPVLSIQRQRYKNLLSRFEKWSGNGKAVLVTAPGRTELGGNHTDHNNGIVLAAGVHFDCLAAACPVDGPVVRIRSEGFADHIEVDCTDLAPRVEEEGTSIALVRGVVAGFIARGWGVKGFDACISGDVPVGAGLSSSAAFEVCVGQIINHLYCDGKRTPLELATVGREAENAYFGKPCGFMDQLTCASQGILSIDFMVPSAPEVVEIDFDFEASGYQLVVVDTGGSHADLTPEYAAIPEEMCRAARAMGQETARGLTVQQVMSNVTAIRRFAGDRGVLRLIHFIEESDRAQKQGAALQAGDMERFLRLVNQSGDSSWRLLQNCISTTNPLEQGIPLALMLTERFLGGRGAWRVQGGGFAGTIQAYIPRELVKAYRDFMDGIFKRGAVLPLKIRKPGLDCIRLNDVQGVVSS; encoded by the coding sequence ATGGATTCCATCTCTACCTACTTGCGCGAGCTTGACGCCGGTGTGCTGGATGCGACGCTGATACGGTTGTATGGCGAACCCGTCTTGTCAATTCAGCGACAACGATACAAGAATCTGCTGTCCCGGTTCGAGAAATGGAGTGGGAATGGCAAGGCTGTTCTGGTGACGGCTCCGGGACGTACGGAACTTGGCGGCAACCATACAGATCACAACAACGGTATCGTCTTGGCCGCAGGCGTACATTTCGACTGTTTGGCCGCAGCCTGCCCTGTGGACGGTCCCGTCGTCCGTATTCGCTCGGAAGGGTTTGCCGACCATATTGAAGTGGATTGCACGGATCTTGCCCCTCGCGTCGAAGAGGAAGGGACATCCATTGCGCTGGTTCGCGGGGTTGTTGCGGGATTTATCGCCCGGGGTTGGGGTGTTAAGGGATTTGATGCCTGTATTTCCGGTGATGTGCCTGTGGGTGCGGGGCTGAGCTCTTCGGCGGCCTTCGAAGTCTGTGTCGGGCAAATTATCAACCACTTGTATTGTGACGGCAAGCGGACTCCATTGGAACTGGCCACTGTAGGGCGTGAAGCCGAGAATGCCTATTTTGGCAAACCGTGTGGTTTTATGGATCAACTGACCTGTGCATCACAGGGTATTCTATCCATTGATTTCATGGTGCCCAGTGCACCTGAGGTCGTTGAAATTGATTTTGACTTTGAGGCCTCCGGCTATCAACTCGTCGTGGTTGATACCGGCGGGAGTCATGCCGACCTCACCCCGGAATATGCAGCCATTCCCGAAGAAATGTGCCGGGCAGCCCGCGCTATGGGACAGGAGACGGCACGTGGTCTGACCGTCCAGCAGGTGATGAGTAATGTGACTGCGATCCGCAGATTCGCCGGGGACAGGGGAGTGCTTCGGCTTATTCATTTTATCGAAGAGAGCGACCGGGCGCAAAAGCAGGGAGCGGCCCTTCAAGCTGGGGATATGGAGCGTTTTCTCAGGCTGGTCAATCAGTCAGGCGATTCTTCCTGGCGGCTGCTCCAAAACTGTATCAGTACGACCAATCCGTTGGAGCAGGGCATTCCTCTGGCCTTGATGCTGACCGAGCGTTTCCTCGGTGGTAGAGGTGCATGGCGTGTTCAGGGCGGAGGGTTTGCCGGAACGATACAGGCGTATATCCCCAGGGAACTGGTGAAGGCATATCGTGATTTCATGGATGGAATTTTCAAGCGCGGGGCGGTGTTGCCTCTGAAGATCCGCAAGCCGGGTCTGGATTGCATCCGGCTGAACGATGTGCAGGGAGTGGTCAGCTCATGA